One part of the Parachlamydiales bacterium genome encodes these proteins:
- a CDS encoding protein kinase, protein MGFVSGSSPTPHLVGSVIENGGKGKELTVTDSLGREIIHAEVLSAEELANKSYFGNYFDNVVEVEVLTISQTLDRELQETKQKLFLRVNTIQLGNSAFKDRLFPLLPGWTTFATFSKQDALFSEVMKIQSHQSLELSKAVFFKVTELEKLDIKVTPKNVATSLGNDLGGEWVLENNEKKTVALDKSQKLQLVTEIEQNKKEWLQEAEEKGSWIEKKVFIAGVGDVRIEIFPSNRQKVEKLGRIDVRFHFLGSGATKKAYSVLRYEKNRLGASTYVKLPVGAEDTLKKEIEISSEIQSHPKKARKHLSKHKSVATSIFEKAEGIKSKTKIDMTLYSGNLSGLLKFGISEKTRVKVTIQILQGLENLHAMGILHLDIKPDNIFVRIKNKRFEVTIADYDLSKHKNSIAPDSGEISIVGTNGYIAPEDLKTFYIGTHNPVPTERSDLYSVGITLRGTNDLNHWKSYPENREGARVIEKFQKDYERLVPEPKDRDSYDWGIWKLSHPDPSKRFSTAKEAKNFFRGLRSVKA, encoded by the coding sequence ATGGGATTTGTAAGCGGCTCTAGCCCTACTCCTCATTTAGTAGGCAGTGTTATCGAAAATGGAGGGAAAGGGAAAGAGCTAACCGTTACAGATTCTCTAGGACGTGAAATCATCCATGCAGAAGTCTTATCTGCAGAAGAATTAGCCAATAAAAGCTATTTTGGCAACTATTTTGATAACGTTGTCGAAGTAGAAGTCCTCACAATATCCCAAACATTGGACCGTGAACTACAGGAAACTAAGCAAAAACTTTTTTTGCGTGTGAATACTATCCAGTTGGGAAATTCAGCATTTAAGGACAGGCTTTTCCCACTTTTACCGGGATGGACAACCTTCGCGACTTTTTCAAAGCAAGATGCGCTTTTTAGCGAAGTCATGAAAATTCAATCACATCAATCTTTAGAACTATCTAAAGCGGTTTTTTTCAAAGTTACCGAATTGGAGAAGCTGGACATTAAAGTCACACCCAAGAATGTCGCCACCAGTTTAGGAAATGACCTAGGGGGTGAATGGGTACTTGAAAACAATGAAAAAAAGACTGTTGCGTTAGATAAATCCCAAAAATTGCAACTTGTGACTGAGATAGAACAGAATAAAAAAGAATGGCTGCAAGAAGCCGAAGAAAAAGGCTCATGGATTGAGAAAAAGGTATTTATCGCGGGTGTAGGTGATGTTCGGATAGAAATTTTTCCTTCTAACCGGCAAAAAGTCGAGAAGTTAGGCCGCATAGATGTTCGATTTCATTTTCTAGGCTCCGGAGCAACAAAGAAGGCCTATTCTGTTCTACGTTATGAGAAAAATAGATTAGGTGCTAGTACCTATGTAAAACTACCTGTAGGAGCGGAGGACACACTAAAAAAAGAGATTGAGATCAGCTCAGAAATACAAAGTCATCCTAAAAAGGCAAGAAAACACCTTAGCAAGCATAAAAGTGTCGCTACCTCCATTTTTGAGAAGGCTGAGGGAATAAAGAGCAAAACCAAAATTGATATGACTTTATACTCAGGTAATCTTTCCGGATTACTGAAGTTTGGGATTAGTGAAAAAACACGCGTTAAGGTTACGATCCAAATCTTACAAGGGCTGGAAAATCTTCATGCAATGGGTATCCTTCATCTCGATATTAAGCCGGATAATATATTTGTCAGGATCAAAAATAAACGTTTTGAAGTGACAATCGCTGACTATGATTTATCCAAGCACAAAAACTCTATAGCTCCCGACTCCGGCGAAATTTCTATTGTAGGAACAAATGGATATATAGCTCCTGAAGATCTAAAAACCTTTTATATAGGGACCCATAACCCTGTGCCCACTGAAAGATCAGACTTATATTCTGTAGGAATAACCCTGCGGGGCACAAACGATCTAAATCACTGGAAAAGTTATCCGGAGAATAGGGAAGGAGCGCGGGTCATAGAAAAATTCCAAAAGGACTATGAGAGGCTTGTCCCTGAGCCCAAGGACAGAGATTCCTACGATTGGGGGATCTGGAAGTTATCCCACCCTGATCCGTCAAAAAGGTTTTCAACAGCGAAGGAAGCCAAAAATTTCTTCCGAGGGTTGAGAAGCGTCAAAGCTTAA
- a CDS encoding acylphosphatase, with protein MSETNPVYHLIVSGDVQGVGYRATVRRHAQQQHVTGTVRNLQDGNVEIIAQGTSDQLEKFFRKIEHEPGGGNVKEIQKNKLNASISYDVFKIEY; from the coding sequence ATGAGTGAGACAAATCCCGTCTATCACCTTATCGTGTCCGGAGATGTGCAGGGAGTAGGATATAGAGCCACTGTACGGCGTCATGCGCAGCAACAGCATGTCACCGGGACAGTACGTAACTTGCAGGATGGCAATGTGGAAATCATAGCCCAAGGTACATCGGATCAGCTTGAAAAGTTTTTCAGAAAAATCGAGCATGAACCCGGTGGCGGCAACGTAAAAGAAATCCAAAAGAATAAGCTAAACGCATCCATTTCGTATGATGTGTTTAAAATAGAATATTAG
- the dusB gene encoding tRNA dihydrouridine synthase DusB, whose protein sequence is MKKNLSDPIAIGRKILPNRVFYAPLAGCSDFPFRKMSARYQPGLMFCEMVKMDAIIRNDYKTFRLLDFSTDMHPIGGQICGSKPQIAGQAARIIEDLGFDTVDLNCGCPVDKVTKDGSGSGMLKNPKLIGDVVSAMAASVSIPVTIKIRAGWDEDSINCAEIAKIAYEAGAHAITVHGRTRQQGYRGPANWDHIRAVREAAPNMVVIGNGDVFSPRAALDMVERTGCDAILVARGTMGAPWIAQDILQFERGEEIPVRGVDDIRQALYRHFEYTLKHQSLRHAILDMRRVGCWYFKKAAGTKSFREQMSHATDAGVIRKLILEYPFEIADDACEDGSCDE, encoded by the coding sequence ATGAAAAAAAATCTCTCAGATCCTATTGCAATCGGAAGAAAAATCCTGCCTAACAGAGTGTTTTACGCTCCTTTGGCAGGATGTTCCGACTTTCCTTTCCGTAAAATGAGCGCCCGGTATCAGCCGGGCCTGATGTTTTGCGAAATGGTCAAAATGGACGCCATCATCCGTAATGACTATAAAACCTTCCGCTTACTGGATTTCTCAACAGATATGCACCCTATTGGCGGCCAAATCTGCGGCAGTAAACCTCAGATTGCAGGACAGGCTGCACGCATTATCGAAGACTTAGGATTCGATACGGTCGATCTCAATTGCGGATGCCCCGTCGATAAAGTAACCAAAGACGGTAGCGGATCCGGCATGTTAAAGAATCCCAAACTCATCGGAGATGTCGTCTCTGCAATGGCCGCTTCCGTATCCATTCCCGTCACAATCAAAATTCGCGCGGGCTGGGACGAAGACTCTATTAATTGTGCTGAAATTGCAAAAATTGCTTATGAAGCAGGTGCTCATGCCATCACTGTCCATGGAAGGACAAGACAGCAAGGCTACCGCGGTCCAGCTAACTGGGACCACATCCGCGCTGTAAGGGAAGCCGCGCCTAATATGGTAGTTATTGGAAATGGCGATGTTTTCTCTCCTCGTGCAGCCCTAGATATGGTAGAAAGAACAGGCTGCGATGCCATTCTCGTTGCGCGTGGAACAATGGGAGCACCTTGGATCGCGCAAGACATACTCCAATTTGAAAGAGGCGAAGAAATTCCAGTAAGAGGCGTTGACGATATTCGGCAAGCCCTCTACCGCCATTTTGAATATACCTTGAAACATCAAAGCTTACGACATGCCATACTAGACATGCGCCGCGTTGGCTGCTGGTACTTTAAAAAAGCTGCCGGAACAAAATCCTTCCGCGAACAAATGAGTCATGCCACAGATGCAGGAGTCATTCGCAAACTTATCCTGGAATACCCCTTTGAAATTGCTGATGATGCATGCGAAGATGGAAGTTGCGATGAGTGA
- a CDS encoding YggT family protein: MIILKIIDTLFLVYMVMLFIRILVSWVPEWRDTTFIRFISFYTDPYLNFFRRYIPPLGMFDLSPIVAFFCLQIIETIVKVLVALLIK; this comes from the coding sequence ATGATTATACTCAAGATTATCGACACCTTATTCTTAGTCTATATGGTCATGCTATTTATTAGGATCCTCGTTTCTTGGGTCCCCGAATGGCGCGATACGACATTCATCCGCTTCATCTCCTTCTACACAGACCCTTACCTGAATTTTTTCAGAAGATATATACCTCCCCTCGGGATGTTTGACCTCAGCCCTATCGTTGCTTTTTTCTGCCTTCAAATCATCGAGACCATCGTTAAAGTATTAGTTGCCCTATTAATCAAATGA
- the umuD gene encoding translesion error-prone DNA polymerase V autoproteolytic subunit — protein sequence MSHNPLRPVEIAQAVQKRNSSHPFATSSVQAGFPSPADDHIERQLDLNELLIQHPAATFYVRVEGDSMLNASINSGDILIVDRALTPIPGKIIIAILNGEFTVKRFTKKNTKIVLVAENPAYPDIQIQEGSDFQIWGVVTYVIHKT from the coding sequence ATGAGCCATAATCCCCTCAGGCCTGTCGAAATTGCACAGGCCGTTCAGAAACGCAATTCCTCACATCCATTCGCCACTTCCTCCGTACAAGCCGGATTCCCTTCCCCCGCAGATGACCATATTGAGAGACAGCTGGATCTAAATGAACTCCTCATACAGCATCCTGCAGCAACTTTTTATGTCCGCGTCGAAGGCGATTCCATGCTGAATGCCAGCATTAACTCCGGCGATATCCTAATTGTAGACCGCGCTTTAACACCCATTCCCGGCAAAATCATTATCGCCATCCTTAACGGCGAATTCACCGTCAAACGCTTCACCAAAAAAAACACAAAAATTGTTTTAGTAGCAGAAAATCCGGCTTATCCCGATATTCAGATACAAGAAGGAAGCGACTTCCAGATTTGGGGCGTCGTCACCTATGTCATCCATAAAACCTAG
- a CDS encoding Y-family DNA polymerase — protein MANQNDPKGLYALVDCNNFFASCERVFNPRLHNKPVVILSNNDGCIIARSNEAKALGIPMGAPLFQYRKLIDDYHVIVRSANFLLYSDMSSRVMQTMETLSPDVEVYSIDEAFIHLHHADPVDFARKLRSRILQWTGIPVSLGIAPTKTLAKAAARLAKKSLQGFCILSQPQEWENELKKMAPEDVWGIGRRISQKLSRLNIHSAYDLIQCDDNWIRKHLSVVGLRTVMELRGQCCLSFDEIPEPKKSITCSRSYGRPVNTIEDAWEATAHYAARASEKLREQNSLASGISIFLSPHPYIPGTPQTTYVHFTLPTPTSFAPLLIKYAKLGIEQLFSPGQNYRKSGIILTDIVQENAYQTDLFSPPSPKNIKHSQAMLALDSINQRYGSHTLQFAAEGLLKSWKNRQDLQSPAFTTNWNELLTIHAR, from the coding sequence ATGGCTAATCAAAATGATCCTAAAGGGCTTTATGCTCTTGTGGACTGCAATAACTTTTTTGCTTCTTGCGAACGTGTATTTAATCCGCGTTTGCATAATAAACCCGTTGTGATCCTATCCAACAACGATGGATGTATCATCGCGCGTTCGAATGAAGCTAAAGCCCTGGGCATACCCATGGGAGCGCCACTCTTTCAATACCGCAAACTTATTGATGACTACCATGTCATCGTCCGTTCCGCGAACTTCCTCCTCTATAGCGATATGTCCAGCCGCGTCATGCAAACAATGGAAACCCTATCTCCAGATGTGGAGGTCTACTCCATCGATGAAGCCTTCATACATCTACACCACGCCGACCCGGTAGATTTCGCCAGGAAACTTCGCAGCCGTATCCTCCAATGGACGGGAATTCCCGTCTCCCTCGGCATTGCTCCCACAAAAACTTTAGCTAAAGCCGCTGCACGCCTAGCAAAGAAATCTCTACAAGGCTTTTGTATTCTTTCTCAACCCCAGGAATGGGAAAACGAACTGAAAAAAATGGCTCCGGAAGATGTATGGGGCATCGGAAGGCGAATATCACAAAAACTCTCACGCCTCAACATCCACTCCGCCTACGACCTAATTCAATGTGACGACAACTGGATACGTAAACATCTCTCCGTCGTAGGACTGCGCACCGTCATGGAACTGCGCGGTCAATGCTGCCTCTCTTTTGACGAAATTCCTGAGCCAAAAAAGAGCATAACTTGTTCACGTAGCTATGGAAGACCTGTAAACACTATCGAAGATGCATGGGAAGCCACAGCACATTATGCCGCACGTGCCAGCGAAAAACTCCGCGAACAAAATTCCCTCGCCTCAGGCATTTCAATCTTCCTCTCCCCACATCCCTATATCCCAGGAACACCCCAAACAACCTACGTTCACTTTACCTTGCCCACACCTACATCTTTCGCACCCCTGCTCATCAAGTACGCTAAATTAGGCATAGAACAACTCTTCTCTCCCGGCCAAAACTACCGTAAATCGGGCATTATCCTCACTGACATCGTCCAAGAAAACGCCTACCAAACTGACCTCTTCTCTCCTCCCTCACCCAAAAATATCAAACACTCCCAAGCTATGCTCGCCCTAGACTCCATCAACCAACGCTACGGCTCCCACACCCTTCAATTTGCTGCCGAAGGCCTCCTCAAATCCTGGAAAAATCGCCAAGACCTACAATCCCCAGCCTTCACCACCAACTGGAACGAACTCCTCACTATCCACGCCCGCTAA
- the recA gene encoding recombinase RecA, with protein MASQPDVDKKKALEQAVGLIKKQFGDGAIMSLGRHQLERDFQVIKTGALTLDVALGIGGVPRGRIVEIYGPESSGKSTLATHIVANAQKSGGLAAYIDAEHALDPAYAQKIGVNLDDLMISQPDCGEEALNIAEMLARSNAVDVIVIDSVAALVPKSELDGEIGDTFVGLQARMMSQALRKLTATLARSNTCAIFINQIREKIGVMYGNPETTTGGRALKFYSSIRLDIRSSGSIKSGTEEVGRRTKVKVAKNKCAPPFQVAEFDIMFNEGISRTGAAIDLGVDLGIIDKKGAWFSYNSQRLGQGRESVREILISNHRMLEEIEAQIMEKIKDKGSLKNIVRVEAPDTADAND; from the coding sequence ATGGCTTCGCAACCGGATGTTGATAAGAAGAAGGCACTAGAACAAGCTGTTGGGCTGATTAAAAAGCAGTTTGGCGATGGCGCGATTATGTCGTTGGGTAGGCACCAGTTGGAAAGGGATTTCCAGGTTATAAAGACGGGCGCATTGACGCTTGACGTAGCATTAGGGATAGGCGGTGTGCCGCGTGGTCGTATTGTTGAGATTTACGGACCTGAGTCTTCAGGTAAATCTACTTTGGCTACGCATATTGTGGCGAATGCGCAAAAGTCAGGCGGCTTAGCAGCATATATTGATGCTGAGCATGCACTGGATCCAGCCTATGCGCAGAAGATTGGAGTTAACTTGGATGATCTGATGATATCGCAGCCGGACTGTGGAGAGGAAGCGCTTAATATTGCCGAGATGCTAGCGCGTTCTAATGCTGTGGATGTCATTGTTATCGACTCTGTTGCGGCGTTGGTGCCTAAATCAGAACTTGATGGCGAGATTGGAGATACCTTCGTAGGTCTTCAGGCGCGTATGATGTCGCAAGCGTTACGTAAACTAACGGCTACTTTGGCACGTAGTAATACATGTGCGATCTTCATCAACCAGATCCGTGAAAAGATTGGTGTGATGTATGGTAACCCAGAGACGACAACGGGCGGCCGTGCGTTAAAGTTCTATTCTTCTATCCGTCTTGATATCCGTTCTAGCGGTAGCATCAAGTCCGGAACAGAGGAAGTGGGCCGTCGTACGAAAGTGAAAGTTGCTAAAAACAAATGCGCGCCTCCATTCCAAGTTGCTGAGTTTGACATCATGTTCAACGAGGGCATCTCACGCACAGGAGCAGCGATTGACTTAGGCGTAGACCTAGGGATTATCGATAAGAAGGGTGCATGGTTCAGCTATAACAGCCAGCGTTTGGGCCAAGGCCGTGAATCTGTACGCGAAATTTTGATTTCAAATCATCGTATGTTGGAAGAAATTGAAGCGCAGATCATGGAGAAAATCAAGGATAAGGGTTCGCTAAAGAACATTGTCCGCGTTGAAGCGCCTGACACTGCGGATGCTAACGACTAG
- a CDS encoding polyprenyl synthetase family protein, with translation MTVLTPAEMQAIYTNLQPFQIRAQEIIHRHVEGLDKSSKLNEAYAYALTNGGKRFRPAAVFMLADALGGKYDVSQAALAIELCHTASLIADDLPMMDDDNERRSKPSLHKAYDEPTALLVSYAMIADAYAAISANARVLELAGNPLSAQIGLVGVESASYNTGLQGASGGQYLDLFPPQLSESILREIIHKKTVVLFEVAFVLGWIFGGGDLNSLDKVKKTASHFGTAFQIADDLDDLQQDAYNQHSVNYAAFCGEIKAREVFHAEIEGYYKTLKELRIDSPALRDLAQLLLQLAG, from the coding sequence ATGACAGTACTTACCCCCGCTGAGATGCAAGCAATTTACACAAATTTACAGCCTTTTCAAATCAGAGCCCAAGAAATCATTCATAGGCATGTAGAGGGATTAGATAAGTCCTCAAAACTGAATGAAGCTTATGCTTATGCTTTGACAAATGGAGGTAAACGCTTCCGCCCCGCAGCAGTCTTTATGCTAGCCGACGCATTAGGGGGAAAGTATGATGTATCCCAAGCTGCGCTGGCAATCGAACTATGCCATACAGCATCCCTTATAGCCGACGACCTGCCTATGATGGATGACGATAATGAGCGCCGTTCAAAACCCTCTCTCCATAAAGCGTATGATGAACCAACAGCCTTGCTTGTCAGCTATGCGATGATCGCTGATGCTTATGCGGCCATCTCTGCCAACGCACGCGTCCTAGAATTAGCAGGCAACCCTTTAAGCGCTCAAATAGGATTGGTTGGCGTAGAAAGCGCATCCTATAATACAGGGTTGCAGGGAGCTTCAGGCGGGCAGTATTTAGACCTATTCCCTCCACAACTTTCTGAAAGTATTCTCAGAGAAATTATTCACAAAAAAACTGTTGTGCTATTTGAAGTAGCATTCGTTTTGGGATGGATCTTTGGTGGAGGAGATTTAAACTCTTTGGATAAGGTCAAAAAGACCGCTTCCCACTTCGGAACAGCTTTCCAAATTGCAGATGATCTTGATGATCTGCAACAGGACGCCTATAACCAGCATAGCGTCAACTATGCCGCCTTCTGCGGAGAAATTAAAGCTAGAGAAGTGTTCCACGCGGAAATTGAAGGATATTACAAGACGCTAAAAGAGCTGAGGATCGATTCCCCAGCTCTACGTGATTTAGCACAACTGCTACTACAACTGGCTGGCTAG
- a CDS encoding DUF2608 domain-containing protein, with translation MELYTFTELVENLSPNEPKALFVFDVDLVITMAKDLVFHPLTFQRHQQHLDPLVSVLGEEQEEMMYSLIAADPERTLVENTFPDVLKAIYDHGHHALALTAQLTYSYEGIDNIERRLQELKGFGIDFSRSFPEIAPFEFTNGVKNFGTLPYYREGVIFSNGLINPKGKVLKEFFEATGHLPQKVIFVDDVMNNVVSVREVMLDMGVNCEAYHYKGIEQVLIPAIAAAEAKKAWKKTIERALVMCANIQN, from the coding sequence ATGGAACTATATACCTTTACTGAGCTTGTAGAAAATTTATCCCCCAATGAGCCCAAGGCGCTTTTTGTTTTTGATGTAGATCTCGTGATCACTATGGCAAAAGACCTCGTCTTTCATCCGTTGACATTCCAAAGACATCAGCAACATTTAGATCCGTTAGTGTCTGTACTAGGGGAAGAACAAGAAGAGATGATGTACAGCTTGATTGCTGCAGATCCTGAAAGAACCTTAGTAGAAAATACTTTTCCTGACGTCTTAAAAGCTATCTATGATCATGGACACCATGCATTAGCCTTGACAGCACAGCTTACCTATTCCTATGAAGGAATAGATAATATTGAACGCCGCCTGCAAGAACTTAAAGGTTTTGGCATAGATTTCAGCAGATCTTTTCCTGAAATCGCTCCATTTGAATTTACTAACGGCGTGAAGAACTTTGGAACACTTCCCTATTATAGAGAAGGCGTTATTTTTTCGAATGGGCTAATCAATCCGAAAGGAAAGGTTCTTAAAGAGTTTTTTGAAGCAACAGGACACCTACCTCAGAAAGTTATTTTTGTCGATGATGTCATGAATAATGTTGTTTCTGTCCGTGAAGTGATGCTTGATATGGGCGTTAACTGTGAAGCATACCACTACAAAGGAATCGAACAGGTTTTAATTCCTGCAATTGCCGCTGCAGAGGCTAAAAAAGCTTGGAAAAAGACTATTGAGCGCGCGTTAGTGATGTGCGCTAACATTCAAAATTAG
- a CDS encoding phosphocholine cytidylyltransferase family protein, whose amino-acid sequence MQIIILAAGKGSRLGNLAYPKALTPLANGETILGRQIRQIQKLIPETLIHIVVGYRKELIIEQYDKLNFIINDSFATENTAKSLLRALKPSQGDILWMNGDVVFHSEALETLLNTGPTAMLVNIGRVAEEEVKYRLNDNGDIAETSKEVQNPVGEAVGINYFNEKDARLLQAALINCKQNDYFEKGIEVCIQNGMQIHPATIPYDRCVEIDFPTDLDRANQLLAQWE is encoded by the coding sequence GTGCAAATCATCATCTTAGCAGCAGGCAAAGGCTCTCGCTTAGGGAACCTAGCATATCCAAAGGCCCTTACTCCGCTCGCTAACGGCGAAACAATATTGGGCCGCCAAATAAGACAAATCCAAAAACTTATCCCTGAAACTCTTATCCATATTGTTGTCGGCTATCGCAAAGAACTCATCATAGAGCAGTATGACAAACTGAATTTTATTATTAATGACAGCTTTGCCACAGAGAACACTGCAAAAAGCTTGTTGCGTGCTCTAAAACCTAGTCAAGGCGATATTCTTTGGATGAACGGCGATGTTGTTTTTCATTCCGAAGCATTAGAAACCCTTTTGAATACTGGGCCCACAGCAATGCTTGTAAATATAGGACGTGTTGCTGAAGAAGAGGTTAAGTATCGTTTGAATGACAATGGCGATATTGCCGAAACATCTAAAGAAGTTCAAAATCCCGTAGGCGAAGCTGTAGGCATAAATTACTTCAATGAAAAAGATGCACGTCTTTTACAAGCGGCACTCATTAACTGCAAACAGAACGACTATTTTGAAAAAGGCATCGAAGTCTGTATTCAGAATGGCATGCAAATTCATCCGGCTACCATTCCTTACGATCGCTGTGTAGAAATAGATTTTCCTACTGATCTAGACCGTGCCAATCAGCTCCTAGCCCAATGGGAGTAG
- a CDS encoding CocE/NonD family hydrolase, producing MTRCKSFCFLLVVWVVSLVQLHSNNVPSASSYNPSETLMIRMRDGTFLPTDIYLPPDLSKKYPVILIRNPSGRQSEPWITFADLAKAGFIVAFQDTRSALDTEGKTMPYFSDGWGEQKDGFDAVEALAKYRFSNGKVGTAGYSAPGITQLMLAPTAPPSLCAQHIGVAASNLYEHAIYPGGCLQKNQVEGWLGMYAKHPSMMDVLQEEPLYNNFWQNFNTIEVADKVSVPALMYGGWYDTFLQGTIDAFIARQERGAEGAKGTQKLIIGPWTHTWPRNTRLGEFDIPATGKSPPWDISPLAWFNHHLKGHSSPIENVPPVTYYVMGPFDGSSSKGNIWKTAPAWPVPAQLTHFYLADGGRLLKSEAPDTLIKQTYTIDPSNPVPTLGGPNLFLEAGPKDQTSIEAREDVLTYTTAPLAEDTEITGRLQAKIYFQRPTHNADIIVRLSDVYPDGKSILIHDGVYHYSAKQPGICYNDITPQLAQIDLWSTSIVIAQGHRIRVSISGSNYPRYEKTSLPPTTHIGATKKYSLTFLTGGDFASHIILPLVD from the coding sequence ATGACACGATGTAAGTCATTCTGCTTCTTACTTGTTGTCTGGGTAGTTTCACTTGTCCAGCTTCATAGCAACAACGTCCCTTCAGCTTCCTCATATAATCCCTCAGAAACTTTAATGATCCGCATGCGAGACGGAACATTCCTACCTACTGATATTTACTTACCACCAGATCTATCAAAAAAATACCCTGTTATCCTTATACGCAATCCATCTGGACGACAATCCGAGCCTTGGATCACTTTTGCAGATCTTGCTAAAGCAGGTTTCATCGTTGCATTTCAAGATACACGCAGCGCATTGGATACTGAAGGTAAAACAATGCCCTATTTTTCCGACGGCTGGGGAGAGCAAAAAGATGGCTTTGATGCCGTAGAAGCATTAGCAAAATACCGCTTTTCCAATGGTAAAGTCGGAACTGCAGGCTACTCAGCTCCCGGTATTACACAACTCATGCTTGCACCCACAGCTCCACCTTCCCTTTGCGCTCAACATATCGGCGTTGCAGCATCCAATCTTTACGAACACGCCATCTATCCAGGGGGATGCTTACAAAAAAACCAAGTAGAAGGATGGCTAGGCATGTATGCCAAACACCCTTCCATGATGGACGTCTTGCAAGAAGAACCCCTCTACAATAATTTTTGGCAGAACTTCAATACCATTGAAGTCGCAGATAAAGTCTCAGTCCCAGCCTTAATGTACGGCGGATGGTATGATACATTCCTTCAAGGAACCATCGACGCATTTATTGCGCGTCAGGAAAGAGGAGCGGAGGGAGCCAAAGGTACGCAAAAACTGATCATAGGTCCCTGGACTCACACTTGGCCACGTAATACAAGACTTGGAGAGTTCGATATTCCTGCTACAGGAAAAAGCCCCCCTTGGGATATTTCTCCTCTAGCGTGGTTCAATCACCACTTGAAAGGGCATTCATCGCCCATAGAAAATGTCCCCCCTGTAACCTATTACGTCATGGGCCCCTTTGACGGCTCATCATCCAAAGGGAATATTTGGAAAACAGCCCCAGCTTGGCCTGTCCCAGCACAGCTTACCCATTTTTATTTGGCTGATGGCGGACGCCTGCTTAAATCCGAAGCGCCCGACACACTCATTAAACAAACCTACACCATCGATCCGTCTAATCCCGTCCCCACTTTAGGCGGTCCCAACCTCTTTCTAGAAGCGGGACCCAAAGATCAGACCTCCATTGAAGCTCGTGAAGACGTCTTGACCTATACAACGGCCCCCTTAGCAGAAGACACTGAAATCACCGGACGTCTACAAGCAAAAATCTACTTCCAACGCCCTACCCACAATGCGGATATTATTGTCAGACTTTCAGATGTATACCCTGATGGAAAAAGCATTCTAATCCACGATGGAGTCTACCACTATTCCGCTAAACAGCCCGGAATCTGCTATAACGACATCACTCCGCAGCTTGCTCAAATAGATCTATGGTCCACCAGCATCGTCATTGCCCAAGGGCACCGTATTCGCGTATCTATCAGCGGCTCAAACTACCCCCGCTACGAGAAAACTAGCCTTCCTCCAACCACTCATATCGGCGCCACAAAAAAATACAGCCTAACCTTTTTAACAGGCGGCGATTTTGCATCCCATATCATCTTACCTTTAGTAGATTGA
- the rpsT gene encoding 30S ribosomal protein S20, protein MAKQTDEKKGKVKRPTALKRDIQNSKRRLLNKAYKNQVKTAIRKLEETAKSKDEAKISASLNEVYSLVDKGVKRGVYKKNKASRTKSRLAAHAFASV, encoded by the coding sequence ATGGCTAAACAAACAGATGAAAAAAAGGGCAAAGTTAAACGCCCGACAGCCCTCAAGCGCGATATACAAAACTCAAAACGCCGCTTGCTAAACAAGGCTTACAAAAACCAAGTTAAGACTGCTATTCGTAAACTAGAAGAGACTGCTAAGAGTAAAGACGAAGCAAAAATCTCCGCATCTCTTAATGAAGTCTATAGCCTAGTTGACAAAGGCGTTAAACGTGGCGTATACAAAAAAAATAAAGCTTCGCGTACAAAATCCCGCCTCGCAGCGCACGCTTTTGCTTCAGTATAA